In Rattus norvegicus strain BN/NHsdMcwi chromosome 3, GRCr8, whole genome shotgun sequence, a genomic segment contains:
- the Or5aq1d gene encoding olfactory receptor Olr546: MRLWNHTGVKEFILVGLTENLNWQVGLFFLFSIVYFIILVANWGMILLIWLNAHLHTPMYFFLSNLSFCDICYSTVIAPKMLINFLSEYKSSTFFGCVIQSFFFAVYITTEGILLSMMAYDRYVAIANPLMYTVIMTHSICSQMVLVCYLGGLINSLTHTIGLLRLDFCGPNIVDHFFCDIPPLLKLSCSDAQINEMLLLFFSGVIGIFTFIIVMVSYIQIIIAILRIRSAEGRRKAFSTCASHLTTVTLLYGSATFSYIQPSSQYSMEQEKVSAVFYTLVIPMLNPLIYSLRNKDVKEAVKRSVYRERSGP; this comes from the coding sequence ATGAGACTCTGGAATCATACAGGTGTGAAGGAATTCATACTAGTCGGATTAACAGAAAACCTTAATTGGCAAGTCgggctctttttccttttcagcaTAGTTTATTTTATCATTCTTGTCGCTAACTGGGGGATGATTCTTTTGATCTGGTTGAATGCCCATCTTCATACTCCAATGTACTTCTTTCTTAGTAACCTCTCTTTTTGTGACATCTGCTATTCTACTGTCATTGCTCCTAAAATGCTCATTAATTTCCTGTCAGAATACAAGTCTAGCACATTCTTTGGTTGTGTTATTCAGAGTTTCTTTTTTGCAGTGTATATAACTACAGAAGGTATACTCTTGTCTATGATGGCTTATGATCGTTATGTGGCAATTGCAAACCCCTTAATGTATACAGTTATTATGACACACAGCATCTGCAGTCAGATGGTTCTTGTATGTTACTTGGGTGGCCTTATTAATTCCCTGACTCACACAATAGGTTTACTCAGACTGGACTTCTGTGGTCCCAACATTGTAGACCATTTCTTCTGTGACATCCCTCCTCTTTTGAAGCTTTCATGTTCTGATGCACAGATCAATGAGATGCTGCTTTTGTTCTTCTCTGGAGTGATTGGTATTTTCACTTTCATCATTGTCATGGTGTCCTATATTCAAATTATCATTGCCATCCTGAGAATCCGCTCAGCTGAGGGAAGGCGCAAAGCCTTCTCCACTTGTGCCTCACACCTAACAACTGTGACATTACTTTATGGTTCTGCGACATTTAGCTATATCCAGCCAAGTTCTCAATATTCCATGGAACAGGAAAAAGTCTCTGCTGTGTTTTACACCTTGGTCATCCCCATGCTGAACCCTCTAATTTACAGCCTGAGGAACAAAGATGTGAAAGAAGCAGTCAAGAGGTCAGTTTATAGGGAGAGGAGTGGCCCTTGA
- the Or10ag52b gene encoding olfactory receptor Olr545: protein MNLQRANKFKITETNITIPIEFVLLGFSDIPKLHWLLFGIFLFIYTIILLGNGIIILITRVDPSLQTPMYFYISNFSFLEIYYVSVTLPRMLMDLFTLKGNISFLACATQMCLFLILGATECFLLAVMAYDRYVAICNPLHYPVVMSTKLCTQLVIASWVIGIPIQVGQTYQILSLPFCDSNQINHFFCDIPPLLKLACGNIFVNEIVVFIFAILIVTVPFMLILASYSRIISTILKLPSNTGRTKAFSTCSSHLIVVILFFGSGSVTYLKPKSSKYEGTDKLLSLFYTVFTPMFNPLIYSFRNKDVTGALRKLFTKFLAL, encoded by the coding sequence ATGAACCTACAAAGAGCaaacaaatttaaaatcacaGAGACAAATATTACTATACCTATAGAATTTGTTCTCTTAGGATTTTCTGATATTCCCAAATTGCACTGGCTTCTCTTTGGAATCTTCCTATTCATCTACACGATTATCCTGCTGGGGAATGGCATCATCATTCTAATCACAAGGGTTGATCCCAGTCTGCAAACCCCCATGTATTTTTACATCAGCAATTTTTCTTTCCTAGAAATTTATTATGTTTCTGTCACTCTTCCTAGAATGCTTATGGATCTTTTCACACTGAaaggaaatatttcttttttggcCTGTGCTACACAAATGTGCCTATTCCTTATCCTGGGGGCCACTGAATGCTTCCTGCTGGCTGTGATGGCCTATGATCGTTATGTGGCCATTTGTAACCCTCTGCACTATCCTGTAGTCATGAGTACCAAGCTGTGTACCCAGCTAGTGATTGCTTCCTGGGTCATTGGTATTCCCATTCAAGTGGGTCAAACTTATCAGATTTTGTCTCTGCCCTTCTGTGATTCTAACCAAATTAATCACTTCTTCTGTGACATACCTCCACTACTCAAATTGGCATGTGGGAACATCTTTGTGAATGAGATTGTGGTCTTTATTTTTGCAATATTGATTGTCACTGTTCCATTCATGTTGATCCTTGCATCCTACAGCAGGATCATCTCAACCATCCTGAAGTTGCCATCAAACACAGGAAGGACAAAAGCCTTTTCTACCTGTTCTTCCCACCTTATAGTTGTAATTTTATTCTTCGGATCAGGTAGTGTCACCTATTTAAAACCTAAGTCCAGTAAGTATGAGGGAACAGACAAACTACTCTCTCTGTTTTATACCGTTTTCACTCCAATGTTCAATCCCTTGATATATAGCTTCAGGAACAAAGATGTCACGGGGGCATTGAGAAAATTATTTACCAAATTTTTAGCATTGTGA